A stretch of Vigna angularis cultivar LongXiaoDou No.4 chromosome 4, ASM1680809v1, whole genome shotgun sequence DNA encodes these proteins:
- the LOC108331619 gene encoding early nodulin-like protein 1, with translation MASSSRAVSASLLFFFLLLGFSAAKELLVGGKIDAWKIPSSEVDSLNQWAEKSRFRVGDYLVWKFESGKDSVLEVTREEYGNCSTSNPIKEYSDGNTKVMLERPGPFYFISGAKGHCEKGQKLVVVVISPKHTFRAISPAPSPAEFEAPAVAPTSTATTLQVALLTSTLGVFAMTLVVAFF, from the exons ATGGCTAGTTCCTCAAGAGCCGTCTCTGCATCCCTTTtgttctttttccttctccttggATTCTCAGCAGCTAAGGAACTATTAGTTGGAGGCAAGATTGATGCTTGGAAGATTCCATCTTCAGAAGTAGATTCTCTCAATCAATGGGCTGAAAAGTCTCGTTTCAGAGTTGGCGACTATTTGG TGTGGAAATTCGAAAGTGGGAAGGACTCAGTGTTGGAAGTAACAAGGGAGGAATATGGTAATTGCAGCACCTCCAACCCAATCAAAGAGTACAGTGATGGGAATACTAAGGTGATGCTAGAACGTCCTGGGCCATTCTACTTCATCAGTGGAGCAAAGGGGCACTGTGAGAAGGGCCAAAAGTTGGTTGTGGTTGTCATTTCTCCAAAGCACACATTCCGTGCAATTTCTCCGGCACCTTCTCCGGCGGAGTTTGAGGCTCCAGCTGTTGCTCCTACTAGTACTGCTACAACCTTGCAAGTTGCTCTTCTAACCTCAACTCTCGGAGTGTTTGCCATGACTTTGGTGGTCGCGTTCTTTTAA
- the LOC108330025 gene encoding uncharacterized protein LOC108330025: MVKASESGAVPEPVMDAANATLSNLQLLRTHFNDFLSLSDPQTLSQMPPLQRAHALFILAKITSTLLELNLRCSGVHPDDHPIKSELDRVNLYEDKLERMVDLSKAPLRPSTTLNYQAATRFIEHSLPDLTSEQRANMRNISRGERTKTNLPGRAGQKRKYHSSEKQSVKAAAKDFLEKAARELLGDTSGGIKGPLQVDMSEDDDDKQPLS; the protein is encoded by the exons ATGGTGAAAGCAAGTGAGAGCGGTGCAGTTCCTGAGCCGGTTATGGATGCAGCCAACGCCACTCTCTCCAACCTTCAACTACTCCGAACGCATTTTAACGACTTTTTGTCGCTCTCCGACCCTCAAACCCTCTCCCAAATGCCCCCTCTTCAACGCGCTCACGCTCTCTTCATCCTCGCTAAAATCACCTCTACCCTTCTCGAAT TGAATTTGAGATGTAGTGGGGTCCACCCAGATGATCATCCCATCAAATCAGAGCTC GACAGGGTGAACTTGTACGAGGACAAACTGGAACGTATGGTTGATTTGAGTAAAG CTCCACTGCgaccttccactaccttgaatTATCAGGCGGCTACACGCTTCATAGAACACTCGCTGCCTGACCTGACTTCTG AGCAGAGGGCAAATATGAGGAACATAAGTAGAGGGGAGAGAACAAAGACAAACCTTCCAGGTCGGGCAGGTCAAAAGAGGAAGTATCATTCTTCTGAAAAACAATCTGTTAAAGCAGCTGCCAAGGATTTTTTGGAGAAAGCTGCCCGGGAGCTTCTTGGTGATACCAGTGGCGGTATTAAGGGACCGCTACAAGTTGACATGTCAGAGGATGATGACGACAAACAGCCCTTATCCTGA
- the LOC108331924 gene encoding pentatricopeptide repeat-containing protein At4g31850, chloroplastic → MAVIVSRSSTSCCALGDTNVYALSNNGFFGGTPFVKMKSLPNGSLVNWKKHGKRQLGIRVLETRCAPEVVAVNGKSKTRVSSEEVIGVLKSILDLNSALSYFKMVSQLPNLVHTPETCNYMLEFLRVHGRVEDMVFVFDFMQEQVINRNPNTFLTIFKALSVKGGIRQAPFALGKMRQAGFVLNAYSYNGLIHFLLQPGFCKEALKVYKRMISEGMKPSMKTYSALMVALGKRRETGTIMDLLEEMKTLGLRPNIYTYTICIRVLGRAGRIDDAYGILKTMEDEGCGPDVVTYTVLIDALCAAGKLDKAMELYSKMRASGHKPDQVTYVTLMGKFSNYGNLEMVKRFWNEMEADGYAPDVVSYTIIVEALCKSGKVDQAFDILDVMKEKGIFPNLHTYNTLISGLLTLKRLDEALELFSNLESLGVEPTAYSYVLFIDYYGKLGDPEKALDTFQEMKKRGILPSIAACNASLYSLAETGRIREAKYIFNDLHNCGLLPDSVTYNMMMKCYSKAGQIDKSTKLLTEMLSEGCEPDIIVVNSLIDTLYKADRVDEAWKMFGRLKDLKLAPTVVTYNILLTGLGKEGKLRKALDLFGSMNESGCPPNTVTFNALLDCLCKNDSVDLALKMFCRMTIMNCSPDVLTYNTIIYGLLKEGRADYAFWFYHQMKKFLSPDRVTLYTLLPGVVKYGSNEDAIKIVMEFVHQPGSQTSSQFWGELMECILIESEIEGAISFAEGLVCHSICLDDNLIIPLIRVLCKQNKALHAQNLFDKFTKTFGVHPSSESYNCLIDGLLGSNIAEPAFKLFIEMKNAGCCPNIFTYNLLLDAHGKSKRIDELFELYNDMLCRGCKPNTITHNIVISALVKCKNLNKALDLYYDLVSGDFSPTPCTYGPLIDGLLKAGRLDEAMNIFEEMTDYHCKPNCAIYNILINGFGKAGNVDIACDLFKRMVKEGIRPDLKSYTILVECLCMNGRVDDALHYFEELKLTGLDPDTVSYNLMINGLGKSHMFEEALSLFSEMKNRGITPDLYTYNSLILHFGNAGMVDRAGMMFEELQLVGLEPNVFTYNALIRGHTMSGNKDRAFSVLKKMMVVGCSPNAGTFAQLPNKC, encoded by the coding sequence ATGGCTGTTATAGTGTCCCGTTCTTCTACTTCTTGTTGTGCTTTGGGTGACACCAATGTTTATGCTTTGAGCAATAATGGATTCTTTGGAGGAACCCCATTTGTCAAAATGAAATCTTTGCCAAATGGGTCTTTGGTAAATTGGAAGAAACATGGAAAAAGACAATTGGGTATTCGTGTCTTGGAGACAAGATGTGCCCCTGAAGTGGTTGCAGTAAATGGCAAGAGCAAAACTAGAGTGTCTTCTGAAGAAGTTATTGGCGTTTTGAAGTCAATTCTGGATCTCAATTCTGCTCTTTCGTATTTTAAGATGGTTTCCCAGTTGCCTAATCTTGTGCATACACCTGAAACATGTAATTACATGCTTGAATTCCTGAGGGTTCATGGGAGAGTTGAGGATATGGTTTTTGTTTTCGATTTTATGCAAGAGCAAGTGATTAACAGGAATCCGAATACCTTTCTGACTATCTTTAAGGCTCTTTCGGTTAAAGGTGGGATTCGACAAGCACCGTTTGCACTTGGAAAGATGAGGCAAGCTGGGTTTGTCTTGAATGCTTATTCATATAATGGACTGATTCATTTCCTGCTCCAACCTGGCTTTTGTAAAGAGGCTTTGAAGGTTTACAAAAGAATGATCTCGGAAGGGATGAAACCTAGTATGAAGACTTACTCAGCGTTAATGGTAGCATTGGGGAAGAGGAGGGAGACCGGAACCATTATGGATTTATTGGAAGAGATGAAAACATTAGGTTTGAGGCCAAATATCTACACATACACCATATGTATTAGAGTGCTTGGGAGGGCAGGGAGAATCGATGATGCGTATGGGATTTTGAAGACAATGGAGGATGAAGGATGCGGACCTGATGTTGTCACTTATACGGTTCTAATTGATGCGCTTTGTGCTGCAGGGAAACTTGACAAGGCCATGGAATTGTACTCAAAGATGAGAGCTAGCGGTCACAAACCGGATCAGGTGACTTACGTTACTTTAATGGGCAAGTTCAGCAATTATGGCAACTTGGAAATGGTGAAACGATTCTGGAATGAGATGGAGGCTGATGGTTATGCTCCTGATGTGGTTTCATACACTATAATTGTTGAGGCTTTATGTAAGTCAGGAAAAGTTGATCAGGCATTTGATATATTAGAtgtgatgaaagagaaaggaattTTTCCAAATCTTCATACGTACAACACGTTGATCTCTGGACTTTTGACCCTAAAAAGATTAGATGAGGCATTAGAGCTTTTCAGCAATCTGGAATCTTTGGGTGTTGAACCAACTGCTTATTCATACGTTCTTTTTATTGACTACTATGGAAAGTTGGGTGATCCTGAAAAAGCTCTTGACACCTttcaagaaatgaaaaagagaggTATTTTGCCTAGTATAGCCGCATGTAATGCGTCCTTATATAGTCTAGCTGAAACAGGTAGGATCAGAGAagcaaaatatatattcaatgatCTTCACAATTGTGGGCTTTTACCTGATTCAGTAACCTATAACATGATGATGAAGTGCTACAGCAAAGCAGGGCAAATAGACAAGTCCACAAAACTTTTGACTGAGATGTTAAGTGAAGGGTGTGAACCAGATATAATTGTAGTTAATTCTTTAATTGACACACTTTACAAGGCTGACCGAGTTGATGAGGCATGGAAAATGTTTGGGAGACTGAAGGATTTGAAGCTAGCTCCTACAGTTGTAACATACAACATTTTACTTACTGGTTTAGGGAAAGAAGGAAAACTCCGGAAAGCCCTTGATTTGTTTGGGAGTATGAATGAGTCTGGATGTCCTCCAAACACAGTGACTTTTAACGCACTCCTTGATTGTCTTTGCAAGAATGATTCAGTTGATCTGGCTTTGAAAATGTTCTGTAGAATGACAATCATGAACTGTAGTCCTGATGTTCTGACTTATAACACTATTATCTATGGTTTACTCAAAGAAGGCAGGGCTGATTATGCATTCTGGTTTTATCATCAAATGAAGAAATTTCTCTCCCCTGATCGTGTAACTTTGTACACCCTCCTTCCTGGTGTTGTAAAGTATGGAAGTAATGAAGATGCAATCAAGATTGTCATGGAATTTGTCCATCAACCAGGTTCACAGACAAGTAGTCAGTTCTGGGGAGAATTAATGGAATGTATTTTGATTGAATCAGAAATAGAAGGGGCCATTTCATTTGCTGAAGGATTGGTGTGCCATTCTATTTGCCTAGatgataatttgataattcCTTTGATTAGAGTCCTGTGCAAGCAGAACAAGGCTCTGCATGCTCAAAATTTGTTTGACAAATTCACCAAAACTTTTGGAGTTCACCCTTCCTCGGAATCATATAATTGCTTGATAGATGGGCTTCTTGGAAGTAATATCGCCGAACCAGCTTTCAAACTTTTTATTGAGATGAAGAATGCGGGTTGCTGCCCAAATATTTTCACCTATAACTTGCTGCTTGATGCTCATGGTAAATCAAAGAGGATTGATGAACTTTTTGAACTGTACAATGATATGCTCTGTAGGGGATGCAAGCCAAATACTATAACCCATAATATCGTCATCTCTGCCCTTGTGAAATGTAAAAACTTAAATAAGGCATTAGATTTATACTATGATCTCGTAAGTGGTGATTTCTCTCCCACTCCTTGTACATATGGCCCTCTTATAGACGGCCTTTTAAAGGCTGGAAGATTAGATGAAGCAATGAATATTTTTGAGGAGATGACAGACTATCATTGCAAGCCCAACTGTGCTATTTATAATATTCTCATCAACGGATTTGGGAAAGCAGGTAACGTTGACATTGCTTGTGATCTATTCAAAAGGATGGTTAAGGAAGGGATACGGCCAGATTTGAAGTCTTATACCATTCTTGTAGAATGTCTGTGCATGAATGGCAGAGTTGATGATGCTTTGCACTACTTTGAGGAACTAAAGTTGACTGGCCTTGACCCTGATACTGTTTCTTACAATCTTATGATCAATGGCCTTGGAAAATCGCACATGTTTGAGGaagctctttctcttttcagTGAAATGAAGAATAGAGGAATCACTCCTGATCTTTATACCTACAATTCATTGATTCTCCATTTTGGAAATGCTGGAATGGTGGACAGAGCCGGAATGATGTTTGAGGAACTGCAGCTTGTGGGTCTTGAACCTAATGTCTTCACCTACAATGCTCTCATTCGTGGGCATACTATGTCAGGGAACAAAGATCGAGCCTTTTCTGTCCTCAAGAAGATGATGGTTGTGGGGTGTAGTCCTAATGCAGGAACATTTGCTCAATTGCCTAATAAATGTTGA